The Flavobacterium commune genome contains the following window.
ACCCTACACGGATAGCACCTCCGGCATTACCTTTCTTTTTGGGATTCGAGAAAAAGCAATGATCCACACGATGGTACATTGGTGGTGCAATTACCTGGCTTGTTTTGTCTGGAGCTTTTTGATTGTTTAAGTTAATAACCTGATCGAAGGTAAGTTTATTCGTAAAACTACAATGGTCAATGCGACAATGTGTGGGACATTTCCGTTTTCGTCCAATGATGTAGTAATGTATGCTGAATTAGCTTCATCGAAATTGTTAAATGCACAATTGGAAACCCTGCAATAGCTGGCATACATAGCAATAAGTCCGGGTCCATGTGACTTCCATTGATTTGGATTACGGTTTCCATTGGTAAAATAAATGCCGTTAAGCTCTGTGTATGTACCATACATAGCCACTTTCACGTCTCCACAGAAAATTACACTACCTGGTGTTTCCGCAATTAAAATTGGTTTACTGCTGCTTCCATTTTGTTTAAGCAATAATTGAATATCCTTATATTCTCCCTTTTTAAATACCAGGCTGTCTCCGGGTCTCAAATTATTTAAGACTTTATATGTTTGAGCAATTATCAACATAGATTTTTTTGGCAAAAATGTTAGTGTTAATACCAATTAATACAACGAAAGATAAAAAACATTTAATGCGCATGGTTATTCTACTTTGGATGTTATATGCCTTTAATTTGGAGTTGAAATATAAAAATGATTCTGGATTTAATGACCTAATATCCTTTTTGTTCATTTTATGAAAATTATGATTTACTCTTCCTGTTTATCTGTTTTCTAATTGGATACCATTTGAACGGAGGTAACTGTTTTTTCCAACGCATGTATTCTTTGGTCATGGCATCAGAAATTATTATTTCAGTGCCAAGTAAATCTTTAGTTTCAGAAATATCATTTTTCAAATTATACAATTGAGGCTGCTGATTTGGAAGAAAAACCATTTTAAAATCTCCTTTACGCATACATCCTCTATTGGTATTTACATACCAGAAAAGGGAACGATTATAATCCTTATCCGTAGGTGAATTAATCATTCTTATGAGATTCCTACCTTCAAGCCTAGCGTAAACACTATCTTTCAATTTGGCTCCTGCGGCAGTTAAAAAGGTAGGTAAAAAATCAAGTGTGGTAACTGGTATTTCGAATACAGTCCCCGGCTGTATTTTACCCTTCCAGCTCATAGCCATTGGCACTCGAATACCTCCTTCATACACATCACTTTTCATTCCACGCAATGGATAATTATCAGCAAAACTATGTTCTACCTGTCCACCGTTATCATTCGTAAAAAAATAATAGTATTTTCTAATAAATTCAATTGTTCAAGTGCTCTATATATTTTACCCACGTTTTCATCCATATTGTAAGTGAGAGCGGCATTTAATGCGCGGTTACGATTGTTTAATTCTTTAGTAAACCTCTCCAACAATTCCGGTTTAGCTTGCATAGGTGTATGCGGTGCATTGAATGACACATAAAGATAAAAGGGTTTATCCTTATTCGCTTTAATGAACTCTACCGATTTATCTCCAATTGCATCTGTCGTATATGGAATGGTTGAAGCATCCAGTTGATTCCCGTTTTCTTCAATAAACCGTTTTTTGGTTACATCATAAGCACTGCTACCCCAGAGAAATCCCCAGAAATAATCAAAACCTCTTTTATTGGGATGAAAAGGAGCAGACAATCCCAAATGCCATTTACCAACAATACCTGTAGTATATCCCAAAGGTTTTAGATAATCACCAACTAATTTTTGTTTGTTGGTAAACCAAGGCTATCAAGCGGAAGGTTATATTTTACCCCTTGAATAAAGTTTGTAGTGTGACCAAATTTTGCCTGATACACTCCTGTAAGCAAACCTGCCCTCGATGGACTACAAACAGCACCCGTAACATATCCATTAGTAAATTTTACACCTTCCTTCGCTACACGATCAATGTTTGGAGTAGGTATTAATCGTGAAGATTGAAAACTAAAATCGGCATAACCAGCATCATCAGAAAGGATAAAGACAATATTAGGCTTTTGCTGCGCAAGGGAGCAATTAAAAATTAAGATACAACAGCTAATAAAAACTATATGAAATAATTTAGAACTCATGATTATTTGTTTGGTTAATGGATTAATACTTTACTTACTATACAAGAATATTATCTACACTAAAAGCATAAATAATAATTTAAAACTGTTAAAGCGATACTCTTTTTCTATATTCTATTGTACAATTACTTGACATCTGCCACACATCTAAAACCAGTGTGTTGCAAACCAGTATCGGGTGATGACTTCATTCTTGCCGTAACGCGGTATCCTTTACAGTAAGAAGCATTACAAAGAAACGATCCTCCTCTAACCACTTTTTTAGGAATAGTAGGCTCCATTGGGTCATGACTCTTTGAAGGTCCTTTGGGATTTTCTGAGACAGATTGTGTTAATTCTTTATAATACTCAGGCGTGTACCAATCACTACACCATTCCCAAACATTTCCTGCCATATCATACAAACCATAACCATTAGGCGAAAATGATTTTACAGGAGCTGCTACTGTAAATTTATCAACAGCAGTATTCAAATAGGGAAATTTTCCCTGCCAAATATTTGCCTTGGGTTTCGCTTTTTCGGGCTCTTCATTTCCCCAAAAATATTTTTTATCAATCAATCCTCCTCGAGCTGCAAACTCCCATTCAGCTTCGGTAGGTAATCTTTTGCCAGCCCATTTTGCATATGCATTTGCATCGTCCCATGAAATGTGTACTACAGGATAATTTTCTTTTCCATTAATAGTACTTTCAGGTCCGTGCGGATGTTTCCAGCTAGCCCCT
Protein-coding sequences here:
- a CDS encoding sulfatase family protein yields the protein MSSKLFHIVFISCCILIFNCSLAQQKPNIVFILSDDAGYADFSFQSSRLIPTPNIDRVAKEGVKFTNGYVTGAVCSPSRAGLLTGVYQAKFGHTTNFIQGVKYNLPLDSLGLPTNKN
- a CDS encoding chondroitinase-B domain-containing protein, producing the protein MPKKSMLIIAQTYKVLNNLRPGDSLVFKKGEYKDIQLLLKQNGSSSKPILIAETPGSVIFCGDVKVAMYGTYTELNGIYFTNGNRNPNQWKSHGPGLIAMYASYCRVSNCAFNNFDEANSAYITTSLDENGNVPHIVALTIVVLRINLPSIRLLT
- a CDS encoding formylglycine-generating enzyme family protein: MDATEVTNAQFEKFVKATGYITTAEIKPNWEEIKKQLPPGTPKPDESLLVAASLVFTPTTTAVNLNDASQWWTWTKGASWKHPHGPESTINGKENYPVVHISWDDANAYAKWAGKRLPTEAEWEFAARGGLIDKKYFWGNEEPEKAKPKANIWQGKFPYLNTAVDKFTVAAPVKSFSPNGYGLYDMAGNVWEWCSDWYTPEYYKELTQSVSENPKGPSKSHDPMEPTIPKKVVRGGSFLCNASYCKGYRVTARMKSSPDTGLQHTGFRCVADVK